In one window of Polaromonas naphthalenivorans CJ2 DNA:
- the urtB gene encoding urea ABC transporter permease subunit UrtB, whose translation MRLRHLLFYATLFIAAHAHALSADEVKGIIFGETDTRVEALNKAALTADEKTVAFIQALSDDAVKTSGDKVFVVKDDKAFDPVTGAEQPLPQDAEDVINPNMMRSELDNALAALKLLSKDEQLRREAIKTLGSDSDEARLPLIEKAWAAETVPALKDQLEMMRAAILLGSSDRAKRLEAAGLLSASKNPATKTVLIERLGTELDADVKVALQAALAKVEASLAWGDKLGAIFSGISLGSILLLVALGLAITYGLMGVINMAHGELMMIGAYATYVVQGLFQKYLPGAFDWYLLAAVPVAFLASALMGAVLERSVIRFLYGRPLETLLATWGISLMLQQLVRSIFGAQNVGVENPVWMSGGVQVLGNLSLPYNRLVIIGFAIAVLLGMGWLIGRTRLGLFVRGVTQNRPIASCMGVNTARIDTYAFALGSGIAGLAGCALSQVGNVGPDLGQGYIVDAFMVVVLGGVGQLAGTVYAAMGLGILNKFLEGWTGAVLAKIAVLVIIIIFIQKRPQGIFAMKGRSAEA comes from the coding sequence ATGCGACTTCGACACCTCCTTTTCTATGCTACGCTTTTCATAGCTGCTCATGCCCATGCCTTAAGCGCAGACGAGGTAAAAGGCATTATTTTTGGCGAAACCGACACGCGTGTCGAGGCGCTGAACAAGGCGGCGCTCACGGCCGATGAAAAAACCGTCGCCTTCATCCAGGCGCTGTCCGACGACGCCGTCAAGACCAGCGGCGACAAGGTCTTCGTGGTCAAGGACGACAAGGCCTTCGACCCGGTCACCGGCGCCGAGCAGCCCCTGCCGCAAGACGCCGAAGACGTGATCAACCCCAACATGATGCGCAGCGAACTCGACAACGCGCTGGCCGCGCTCAAGCTCCTGTCCAAGGACGAACAGCTGCGCCGCGAAGCCATCAAGACGCTGGGCAGCGACAGCGACGAGGCCCGGCTGCCGCTGATTGAAAAAGCCTGGGCGGCTGAGACCGTGCCCGCGCTGAAGGACCAGCTGGAGATGATGCGCGCCGCCATCCTGCTCGGCAGCAGCGACAGGGCCAAGCGCCTCGAAGCGGCCGGCCTGCTGTCGGCCAGCAAGAATCCCGCGACCAAAACCGTGCTGATCGAGCGCCTGGGCACCGAGCTGGATGCCGATGTGAAGGTCGCGCTGCAGGCGGCGCTGGCCAAGGTCGAGGCCTCGCTCGCCTGGGGCGACAAGCTGGGCGCGATTTTCAGTGGCATCAGCCTGGGCAGCATCCTGCTGTTGGTGGCACTCGGCCTGGCCATCACCTACGGGCTGATGGGCGTCATCAACATGGCGCACGGCGAGCTGATGATGATCGGCGCCTACGCGACTTATGTAGTGCAGGGCCTGTTCCAGAAATACCTGCCCGGCGCGTTTGACTGGTATTTGCTGGCCGCCGTGCCGGTGGCTTTTCTGGCGTCGGCCTTGATGGGCGCGGTGCTGGAGCGCAGCGTGATCCGCTTCCTCTATGGCCGGCCGCTGGAGACGCTGCTCGCCACCTGGGGTATCAGCCTGATGCTGCAGCAACTGGTGCGCTCGATTTTTGGCGCGCAAAACGTCGGCGTTGAAAACCCGGTCTGGATGAGCGGCGGCGTGCAGGTGCTGGGCAACCTGTCGCTGCCCTACAACCGGCTCGTCATCATCGGCTTTGCGATTGCCGTGCTGCTGGGCATGGGCTGGCTGATCGGCAGGACGCGGCTGGGCCTGTTCGTGCGCGGCGTGACGCAAAACCGCCCGATTGCCTCGTGCATGGGCGTGAACACGGCGCGCATCGACACCTATGCGTTCGCGCTCGGTTCGGGCATTGCCGGGCTGGCGGGCTGCGCGCTGAGCCAGGTCGGCAACGTCGGGCCGGACCTGGGGCAGGGCTACATCGTCGATGCCTTCATGGTCGTGGTGCTGGGCGGCGTGGGTCAGCTGGCCGGCACGGTGTACGCCGCCATGGGGCTGGGCATCCTGAACAAATTCCTCGAAGGCTGGACCGGCGCCGTGCTGGCCAAGATCGCCGTGCTGGTGATCATCATCATCTTCATCCAGAAGCGGCCCCAGGGCATCTTCGCGATGAAGGGCCGTTCGGCAGAGGCATAA
- the urtD gene encoding urea ABC transporter ATP-binding protein UrtD, producing the protein MTPDLLEEGARRVQEHQALVERQNNTASGGRNASTGRIATPGEVDVTHGRILYLQDVSVSFDGFKAINKLSLDIAPGELRCIIGPNGAGKTTMMDIITGKTRPDEGTVFFGSTIDLLRHKEADIAQLGIGRKFQKPTVFEQLTVFENLELALKTNKGVKASMFFRLDSLQSDRLAEILVTIHLADSVNRLAGNLSHGQKQWLEIGMLLMQDPKLLLLDEPVAGMTDEETARTAELFLTLKGKHSLMVVEHDMSFIRTISEIVTVLCDGSVLAQGTLDQVQADERVIEVYLGR; encoded by the coding sequence ATGACCCCCGATCTGCTGGAGGAGGGCGCGCGCCGCGTTCAAGAGCACCAGGCGCTGGTGGAGCGTCAAAACAATACCGCCTCGGGCGGGCGCAACGCCAGCACCGGCCGCATCGCCACGCCGGGCGAGGTCGATGTGACGCACGGCCGCATCCTGTACCTGCAGGATGTGAGCGTCAGCTTCGACGGCTTCAAGGCCATCAACAAGCTCAGCCTGGACATTGCGCCGGGCGAGTTGCGCTGCATCATCGGCCCGAACGGCGCGGGCAAGACGACCATGATGGACATCATCACCGGCAAGACCCGGCCCGACGAGGGCACGGTGTTTTTCGGCAGCACGATTGACCTGCTGCGCCACAAGGAGGCCGACATTGCGCAGCTCGGCATTGGCCGCAAGTTCCAGAAACCGACGGTGTTCGAGCAACTCACGGTGTTTGAAAACCTGGAGTTGGCGCTGAAGACCAACAAGGGCGTGAAGGCGTCGATGTTCTTTCGGCTGGACTCATTGCAGAGCGACCGGCTTGCCGAGATTCTGGTGACGATTCATCTGGCCGACAGTGTCAACCGGCTGGCGGGCAACCTGAGCCATGGGCAAAAGCAGTGGCTGGAAATCGGCATGCTTTTGATGCAGGATCCGAAGCTGCTGTTGCTTGACGAGCCGGTGGCGGGCATGACGGATGAGGAAACGGCGCGCACGGCCGAGCTGTTTTTGACGCTCAAGGGCAAGCATTCGCTGATGGTGGTCGAGCATGACATGAGCTTTATCCGCACGATTTCTGAAATCGTCACTGTCTTGTGCGATGGGTCTGTCTTGGCGCAGGGGACGCTGGACCAGGTGCAGGCGGATGAGCGGGTGATTGAGGTGTATCTTGGTCGGTGA
- the cphA gene encoding cyanophycin synthetase: MEVSRIRALRGPNLWSRRTALEAIVACSPAECSVDNLAGFEPRLRALFPGIGVLRETGPAGPVSLAHVLEAAALELQAAAGCPVTFSRTSATLEPGTYQVVVEYSEEAVGRLAFELAQALVHAALQDAPFELQAAIARLRDLDEDERMGPSTGAIVDAAVARGIPYRRLTKGSMVQFGWGSRQRRIQAAELDSTSAVAESIAQDKDLTKKLLRAAGVPVPLGRPASDPDDAWAAALEVGLPVVVKPQDGNQGKGVTVNIMTREQLDSAWRAAAEHGEVMVERFLPGCDFRLLVVGAKLVAASRREPPQVVGDGVHTVRELVEIVNQDPRRGEGHATSLTKIRFDDIAVARLDAQGLSPASVPAKGKRVILRNNANLSTGGTATDVTDEVHPAIAARAVAAAQMIGLDICGVDVVCESMLRPLEAQNGGVVEVNAAPGLRMHLSPSYGKGRAVGVAMIDELFPAGENGRIPVIAVTGTNGKTTTTRLIAHLLAAHGLRTGMTNTDGVYINGRQTDSGDCSGPKSARNVLMHPDVDAAVFEVARGGVLREGLGFDRCEVAVVTNIGSGDHLGLNYITTVEDLAVLKRVIVQNVAPTGYAVLNAADAIVTEMAQACPGKVIFFGADRHHPLMATHRAQGKRTVFVDGPMLVAAEGSRVERIALSGIPVTRAGSIGFQVENVMAAVAAAWAVNVSWDTIKSGLASFACDTHNAPGRFNVMDYGGATVIADYGHNPDAMLALVAAVNAMPAQRRSVVISGAGDRRDSDITNQTVILGAAFDDVILYQDAAQRGRADGEVMALLREGLKGASRTQRIDEIRGEFVAIDTALARLQPGDLCLVLVDQVQEALDHLALRIREAREKLMPA; the protein is encoded by the coding sequence ATGGAAGTTTCACGTATCCGGGCCCTGCGCGGCCCCAATCTCTGGAGCCGCCGCACGGCCCTTGAAGCCATCGTCGCCTGCAGCCCCGCCGAATGCTCGGTGGACAACCTGGCCGGGTTCGAGCCGCGCCTGCGGGCCTTGTTTCCAGGCATCGGCGTCCTGCGCGAGACCGGCCCCGCCGGTCCGGTGTCGCTGGCGCATGTGCTGGAAGCAGCCGCGCTGGAGCTGCAGGCCGCAGCTGGCTGTCCGGTCACCTTCAGCCGCACCTCGGCCACGCTGGAGCCGGGCACCTACCAGGTCGTGGTCGAGTACAGCGAAGAAGCGGTGGGCCGCCTGGCGTTTGAGCTGGCGCAGGCGCTGGTGCATGCAGCCCTGCAGGACGCGCCTTTTGAGCTGCAGGCCGCCATTGCCCGCCTGCGCGACCTCGATGAAGACGAGCGCATGGGTCCGAGTACCGGCGCGATTGTCGATGCCGCCGTGGCGCGCGGCATTCCCTACCGGCGCCTGACCAAGGGCAGCATGGTGCAGTTTGGCTGGGGCTCGCGCCAGCGCCGCATCCAGGCGGCCGAACTCGACAGCACCAGCGCCGTGGCCGAATCGATTGCGCAGGACAAGGACCTGACCAAGAAGTTGCTGCGCGCCGCCGGCGTTCCGGTGCCGCTGGGCCGTCCGGCCAGCGACCCGGACGACGCCTGGGCAGCGGCGCTGGAGGTCGGCCTGCCGGTCGTGGTCAAGCCGCAGGACGGCAACCAGGGCAAGGGCGTGACCGTCAACATCATGACGCGCGAGCAGCTTGACAGCGCCTGGCGCGCGGCCGCCGAACATGGCGAAGTCATGGTTGAACGGTTTCTGCCGGGCTGCGACTTTCGCCTGCTGGTGGTCGGAGCCAAGCTGGTCGCCGCTTCCCGGCGCGAGCCGCCGCAGGTCGTCGGCGACGGCGTGCACACGGTGCGCGAGCTGGTCGAGATCGTCAACCAGGACCCCCGGCGCGGCGAAGGCCATGCCACGTCGCTGACCAAGATACGGTTTGACGACATCGCTGTCGCCCGGCTCGATGCCCAGGGCTTGAGCCCCGCGTCGGTTCCGGCCAAGGGCAAGCGCGTCATTTTGCGCAACAACGCCAACCTGAGCACCGGCGGCACCGCCACCGACGTGACCGACGAAGTGCATCCGGCCATCGCCGCCCGCGCCGTGGCGGCCGCGCAGATGATCGGCCTGGACATTTGCGGCGTCGATGTGGTGTGCGAAAGCATGCTGCGCCCGCTGGAGGCGCAAAACGGCGGCGTGGTCGAGGTCAATGCCGCGCCCGGCCTGCGCATGCACCTGTCGCCTTCCTACGGCAAGGGCCGCGCCGTCGGCGTCGCCATGATTGACGAGCTTTTCCCTGCCGGTGAAAACGGCCGCATTCCCGTGATTGCCGTCACCGGCACCAACGGCAAGACCACCACCACCCGGCTGATCGCCCACCTGCTGGCCGCGCACGGCCTGCGCACCGGCATGACGAATACCGACGGCGTCTATATCAACGGCCGGCAGACCGACAGCGGCGACTGCAGCGGCCCGAAAAGCGCGCGCAACGTGCTGATGCACCCGGACGTGGACGCGGCGGTGTTCGAGGTCGCGCGCGGCGGCGTGCTGCGCGAAGGCCTGGGCTTTGACCGCTGCGAAGTCGCCGTGGTGACCAACATCGGCAGCGGCGACCACCTCGGGCTGAACTACATCACCACGGTCGAAGACCTGGCGGTGCTCAAACGCGTGATCGTGCAGAACGTCGCGCCCACGGGTTACGCGGTGCTCAATGCGGCCGACGCCATCGTCACCGAGATGGCCCAGGCCTGCCCCGGCAAGGTGATCTTTTTCGGCGCCGACCGCCATCACCCGCTGATGGCCACGCACCGCGCGCAGGGCAAGCGCACGGTGTTTGTCGATGGGCCAATGCTGGTGGCCGCCGAAGGCTCGCGCGTCGAGCGCATCGCGCTGTCGGGCATTCCGGTCACGCGGGCGGGAAGCATCGGCTTTCAGGTCGAAAACGTGATGGCGGCCGTGGCGGCGGCCTGGGCCGTCAACGTCAGCTGGGACACCATCAAGAGCGGCCTGGCCAGCTTCGCCTGCGACACGCACAACGCACCCGGCCGCTTCAACGTGATGGACTATGGCGGCGCCACCGTGATTGCCGACTACGGCCACAACCCCGACGCCATGCTGGCGCTGGTCGCCGCCGTCAATGCCATGCCAGCGCAGCGCCGCAGCGTGGTCATCAGCGGCGCGGGCGACCGGCGCGACAGCGACATCACCAACCAGACGGTGATTCTGGGTGCCGCGTTCGACGACGTGATCCTGTACCAGGACGCTGCCCAGCGCGGCCGGGCCGATGGCGAAGTGATGGCGCTGCTGCGCGAAGGCCTGAAAGGCGCCAGCCGCACGCAGCGGATTGACGAGATACGCGGCGAGTTCGTGGCCATCGACACGGCGCTGGCGCGCCTGCAGCCCGGCGACCTGTGCCTGGTCCTGGTCGATCAGGTGCAGGAGGCGCTGGACCACCTGGCGCTGCGCATCAGGGAAGCGCGGGAAAAGCTGATGCCAGCCTGA
- the urtA gene encoding urea ABC transporter substrate-binding protein — translation MQRRFTLKALTAAVALTTLSALPAYAAEDTIKVGILHSLSGTMAISETVLKDTVLMAIDEINAKGGVMGKKLEPVVVDPASNWPLFAEKTKQLLGQDKVSVIFGCWTSVSRKSVLPVVEEMNGLLFYPVQYEGEELSKNVFYTGAAPNQQAIPAVDYLMSKAGGGAKRWVLLGTDYVYPRTTNKILRAYLKSKGVADKDIDEKYTPFGHSDYQTIVADVKKFSQGGKTAVVSTINGDSNVPFYKELGNAGLKAKDVPVVAFSVGEEELRGVDTKPLVGHLAAWNYFMSIKNPTNTEFIKKWSDYAKAKGIAGHKDKPLTNDPMEATYIGINMWKQAVEKAKSTDTDKVIAAMAGQTFKAPSGILSKMDEKNHHLHKSVFIGEIKADGQFNVVWKTPGPVKAKPWSPYIEGNASKPDEPVKGMSVVKK, via the coding sequence ATGCAACGTCGATTCACCCTCAAGGCGCTCACCGCCGCCGTCGCCCTGACCACCCTGTCCGCGCTGCCCGCGTATGCGGCCGAAGACACCATCAAGGTCGGCATCCTGCACAGCCTGTCGGGCACCATGGCGATTTCCGAGACCGTGCTGAAAGACACCGTCTTGATGGCGATTGACGAGATCAATGCCAAGGGCGGCGTGATGGGCAAGAAGCTCGAACCCGTCGTCGTCGATCCGGCCTCTAACTGGCCGCTGTTCGCCGAAAAGACCAAGCAGCTGCTCGGCCAGGACAAGGTTTCCGTCATCTTCGGCTGCTGGACTTCGGTGTCGCGCAAGTCGGTGCTGCCGGTGGTCGAGGAAATGAACGGCCTGCTGTTCTACCCGGTGCAGTACGAGGGTGAAGAGCTGAGCAAGAACGTGTTCTACACCGGCGCGGCGCCGAACCAGCAGGCGATTCCTGCCGTCGATTATTTGATGAGCAAGGCCGGCGGTGGCGCCAAGCGCTGGGTGCTGCTGGGCACTGACTACGTGTACCCGCGCACCACCAACAAAATCCTGCGCGCCTACCTCAAATCGAAGGGCGTGGCCGACAAGGACATCGACGAAAAATACACGCCGTTCGGCCATTCGGACTACCAGACCATCGTGGCCGACGTGAAGAAGTTCTCGCAGGGCGGCAAGACGGCGGTGGTCTCGACCATCAACGGCGACTCGAACGTGCCTTTCTACAAGGAACTGGGCAATGCCGGCCTGAAGGCCAAGGACGTGCCGGTCGTGGCGTTCAGCGTGGGTGAAGAGGAACTGCGCGGCGTGGACACGAAACCGCTGGTCGGCCACCTGGCTGCCTGGAACTACTTCATGTCGATCAAGAATCCGACCAACACCGAGTTCATCAAGAAGTGGAGCGACTACGCCAAGGCCAAGGGCATCGCCGGCCACAAGGACAAGCCGCTGACCAACGACCCGATGGAAGCGACCTATATCGGCATCAACATGTGGAAGCAGGCGGTTGAAAAAGCCAAATCGACCGACACCGACAAGGTGATTGCCGCCATGGCCGGCCAGACCTTCAAGGCGCCGTCGGGCATCCTGTCGAAGATGGACGAGAAGAACCACCACCTGCACAAGTCGGTGTTCATCGGCGAGATCAAGGCCGACGGCCAGTTCAACGTGGTCTGGAAGACGCCCGGCCCGGTGAAAGCCAAGCCATGGAGCCCGTACATCGAAGGCAATGCGTCCAAGCCTGACGAGCCGGTCAAGGGCATGAGCGTCGTCAAGAAGTAA
- the urtE gene encoding urea ABC transporter ATP-binding subunit UrtE: MLNVKNINQYYGGGSHILRDVSLEAHLGKVTVLLGRNGVGKTTLLKSLMGLVPIKTGSIEFDGQQIQKYTPYERARAGIGFVPQGREIFARLTVEENLCMGLAYKSASTPIPAELFELFPVLKQMLNRRGGDLSGGQQQQLAIARALAAKPKLLILDEPTEGIQPSIIKDIGRVIRMLADRGDMAILLVEQYYDFAEELADDYLVMERGEFIARGLGKNMPADGVRQMVAI, from the coding sequence ATGCTAAACGTCAAAAACATCAACCAATACTACGGCGGCGGCTCCCACATCCTGCGCGATGTGAGCCTCGAAGCCCACCTCGGCAAGGTCACCGTGCTGCTCGGCCGCAACGGTGTCGGCAAGACCACGCTGCTCAAGTCCCTCATGGGCCTGGTGCCCATCAAGACTGGCAGCATCGAATTCGACGGCCAGCAAATCCAGAAATACACGCCCTACGAGCGCGCCCGCGCCGGCATCGGCTTCGTCCCCCAGGGCCGGGAAATCTTTGCACGCCTCACGGTTGAAGAAAACCTGTGCATGGGACTGGCCTACAAAAGCGCCAGCACGCCGATTCCCGCCGAGCTGTTCGAATTGTTCCCGGTGCTCAAGCAGATGCTGAACCGCCGGGGCGGCGACCTGTCGGGCGGGCAGCAGCAGCAACTCGCCATTGCGCGCGCGCTGGCCGCCAAACCCAAGCTCTTGATCCTCGACGAGCCGACCGAAGGCATTCAGCCCAGCATCATCAAGGACATCGGCCGCGTGATCCGCATGCTGGCCGACCGGGGCGACATGGCGATCTTGCTGGTCGAGCAGTATTACGACTTTGCCGAGGAACTGGCCGATGACTACCTGGTCATGGAACGCGGCGAGTTCATCGCGCGCGGACTGGGCAAGAACATGCCCGCCGATGGCGTGCGGCAGATGGTGGCGATTTAG
- a CDS encoding urease accessory protein UreD, with the protein MTWNATLALDYTRQAEKTVAHFRHSGPLRILQSLYPEGDGICHNVIVHPPGGLVGGDTLDLAFTAGAGAHGLVTTPGATRFYRSTGEPALQRTRLSLEAGARMEWLPLEAICYSGCLAENRLTMELASGAELIGWDVTAFGLPAASLPFAHGHFCQHIEMPGVWLERARIAAGDTLLMDSPLGLAGQRCMASIFFVAGSKLERNRRQQALDVAREVIEAHALRATAGATSPDGQVVVVRVLAPLVEPAMTLLRQVWQAWRSHFWQQPAALPRIWSM; encoded by the coding sequence ATGACCTGGAACGCAACCCTCGCACTCGACTACACGCGGCAGGCTGAAAAAACCGTCGCCCACTTTCGCCACAGCGGGCCGCTGCGGATTTTGCAAAGCCTGTACCCCGAAGGCGACGGCATTTGCCACAACGTCATCGTCCATCCGCCCGGCGGGCTGGTCGGCGGCGACACGCTGGATCTGGCCTTCACTGCAGGCGCCGGGGCGCATGGCCTGGTCACCACGCCCGGCGCCACGCGCTTTTACCGCTCGACCGGCGAGCCCGCGCTGCAGCGCACCCGGCTGTCGCTGGAGGCCGGCGCGCGCATGGAATGGCTGCCGCTCGAAGCCATCTGCTACAGCGGCTGCCTGGCTGAAAACCGGCTGACGATGGAACTGGCAAGCGGCGCCGAGCTGATCGGCTGGGACGTGACCGCGTTCGGCCTGCCCGCCGCCAGCCTGCCCTTTGCGCACGGCCATTTTTGCCAGCACATCGAAATGCCGGGCGTGTGGCTGGAACGCGCGCGCATTGCCGCTGGCGACACGCTGCTGATGGACAGCCCGCTGGGGCTGGCCGGGCAGCGCTGCATGGCGTCGATCTTCTTCGTGGCCGGCAGCAAGCTGGAGCGCAACCGCAGGCAGCAAGCGCTCGACGTGGCCAGAGAGGTCATCGAAGCCCATGCCTTGCGCGCCACGGCGGGCGCCACCAGCCCCGACGGCCAGGTGGTGGTCGTCAGGGTGCTAGCACCGCTGGTCGAGCCGGCGATGACGCTGCTCAGGCAGGTCTGGCAGGCCTGGCGCAGTCATTTCTGGCAGCAGCCAGCGGCCCTGCCGCGCATCTGGTCGATGTAA
- the urtC gene encoding urea ABC transporter permease subunit UrtC, translating to MSTPFPTINDSLLAEQGTDLAPKVPAQARPPAPSSPGRVELPGKGPLLTRSGWSAFVIALIVVCAVAPVLNLWVPEGHALHLSTYAVALLGKIMCYAICALAMDLIWGYTGILSLGHGVFFALGGYTMGMYLMRQIGADGNYKSNLPDFMVFLDWKELPWHWTFSDSFVATLILIVAVPGIVAFVFGYFAFRSRIKGVYFSIITQAMTFAAMLLFFRNETGFGGNNGFTDFKRILDIPIATPSMRMTLFVMTGLTLLGFFLFAKWLVGSKFGRVLQAIRDAETRVMFSGYSPLGYKLTIWVISAVMCGVAGALYVPQVGIINPGEMSPANSIEIAIWAAVGGRASLIGPIVGAFIVNGAKSWLTVAYPEFWLYFLGALFIGVTLFLPNGVVGLVKKLRKGAEQ from the coding sequence ATGAGCACCCCTTTCCCCACCATCAATGATTCCTTGCTTGCGGAGCAGGGCACCGATCTGGCGCCTAAAGTGCCGGCTCAGGCCCGCCCGCCAGCGCCATCCAGCCCGGGGCGCGTCGAGCTTCCCGGCAAAGGCCCGCTGCTGACCCGCAGCGGCTGGAGCGCCTTTGTCATCGCGCTGATCGTGGTCTGCGCCGTGGCGCCGGTGCTCAATCTCTGGGTGCCCGAGGGCCATGCGCTGCACCTGAGCACTTACGCCGTCGCGCTGCTGGGCAAGATCATGTGCTACGCGATTTGCGCGCTGGCCATGGACTTGATCTGGGGCTACACCGGCATCCTGTCGCTGGGCCACGGCGTGTTTTTTGCGCTTGGCGGCTACACCATGGGCATGTACCTGATGCGCCAGATCGGCGCTGACGGCAACTACAAAAGCAATTTGCCCGACTTCATGGTCTTCCTCGACTGGAAGGAGCTGCCCTGGCACTGGACCTTCAGCGACAGCTTTGTCGCCACCCTGATCCTGATCGTCGCGGTGCCGGGTATCGTGGCCTTTGTGTTCGGCTACTTTGCCTTTCGCTCGCGCATCAAGGGCGTGTACTTTTCGATCATCACGCAGGCCATGACCTTTGCCGCGATGCTGCTGTTTTTCCGCAACGAGACCGGCTTTGGCGGCAACAACGGCTTTACCGACTTCAAGCGCATCCTGGACATCCCGATTGCCACGCCGTCGATGCGCATGACGCTGTTTGTCATGACCGGGCTGACGCTGCTGGGCTTCTTCCTGTTCGCCAAATGGCTGGTCGGCAGCAAGTTCGGCCGCGTGCTGCAGGCGATCCGCGATGCGGAAACGCGCGTCATGTTCTCGGGCTACAGCCCGCTGGGCTACAAGCTGACGATCTGGGTGATCTCGGCCGTCATGTGCGGCGTGGCCGGTGCGCTGTATGTGCCGCAGGTCGGCATCATCAACCCCGGCGAGATGAGTCCGGCCAATTCGATTGAAATCGCCATCTGGGCAGCGGTTGGCGGCCGCGCCAGCCTGATCGGGCCGATAGTCGGCGCCTTCATCGTCAACGGCGCCAAGAGCTGGCTGACGGTTGCTTACCCCGAGTTCTGGCTGTATTTTCTGGGCGCGCTGTTCATTGGCGTCACGCTGTTCTTGCCCAATGGTGTTGTCGGGCTGGTGAAAAAACTGCGCAAGGGAGCTGAACAATGA